A window from Streptomyces sp. NBC_00271 encodes these proteins:
- a CDS encoding MarR family winged helix-turn-helix transcriptional regulator has translation MSMDMTTVGDTGLLDTLQHEVALFARRAEQTRLGGVGQVRNSMDRAAYLLLNRLDKEGPMGVKALAASMGIDSSTVTRQVAPLVDTGLVKRTSHPEDGRAVVLQLSPRGQSRLDEVRSSRRQLMAELTDDWAPEEREAFCSLLTRFNSALSSRMATTGGAAGEQPAS, from the coding sequence ATGTCGATGGACATGACGACCGTCGGTGACACCGGTCTCCTCGACACGCTTCAGCACGAGGTCGCGTTGTTCGCGCGCCGTGCCGAACAGACCCGGCTCGGCGGAGTGGGGCAGGTCCGCAACTCCATGGACCGCGCCGCATACCTGCTGCTCAACCGCCTCGACAAGGAAGGCCCGATGGGCGTCAAGGCGCTCGCCGCGAGCATGGGCATCGACTCCTCGACGGTCACCCGGCAGGTGGCCCCGCTGGTCGACACCGGTCTCGTCAAGCGGACCTCGCACCCCGAGGACGGACGCGCCGTGGTGCTCCAGCTGTCGCCGCGCGGGCAGTCCCGTCTCGACGAAGTGCGCTCCTCCAGGCGTCAGTTGATGGCCGAGCTGACCGATGACTGGGCGCCGGAGGAGCGCGAGGCCTTCTGCTCGCTCCTCACGCGCTTCAACAGCGCGCTCTCGTCCCGGATGGCCACGACGGGGGGCGCGGCGGGGGAGCAGCCGGCTTCCTGA
- a CDS encoding class I SAM-dependent methyltransferase, translating into MAELSFLTAVRESYDTVAADYLERVPPPSEMDPLSRAMLAGFAELVRTAVLGPVADLGCGPGRVTAHLAGLGVSAFGVDLSPKMIGLARNAYPNLRFTEGSMTALEMRDDDLGGILAWYSTHHTPPQWLPAVFAEFHRTLAPGGYLLWGDYVGNERLQPTHGYGRPVSYESYLLPLDRMVELLDQAGLVLTARLEQEPGGRVNRPHACLLARKPERP; encoded by the coding sequence ATGGCTGAGCTCTCGTTCCTGACCGCCGTCCGCGAGTCGTACGACACGGTCGCCGCCGATTACCTCGAACGCGTCCCGCCTCCATCCGAGATGGACCCGCTGTCACGCGCGATGCTGGCGGGGTTTGCTGAACTCGTGCGGACGGCCGTTCTGGGGCCGGTCGCGGACCTGGGGTGCGGCCCCGGACGCGTGACGGCGCACCTGGCCGGGCTGGGGGTGTCCGCCTTCGGCGTCGATCTGTCGCCGAAGATGATCGGGCTGGCCCGGAACGCCTATCCGAACCTGCGGTTCACCGAGGGCTCGATGACCGCGCTGGAGATGAGGGACGACGACCTCGGCGGCATTCTGGCCTGGTACTCCACCCATCACACGCCCCCGCAGTGGCTGCCGGCGGTGTTCGCCGAGTTCCACCGCACGCTCGCGCCCGGCGGCTACCTGCTCTGGGGAGACTATGTCGGCAATGAGCGACTCCAGCCGACCCACGGCTATGGCCGTCCGGTGTCCTACGAGTCGTACCTTCTGCCCCTGGACCGCATGGTCGAGCTGCTGGACCAGGCCGGACTCGTCCTCACCGCGAGACTGGAGCAGGAGCCCGGCGGACGGGTGAACCGACCACACGCCTGCCTCCTGGCCCGCAAGCCCGAAAGGCCCTGA
- the mca gene encoding mycothiol conjugate amidase Mca, protein MAVHAHPDDESSKGAATMAKYVSEGVDVLVVTCTGGERGSILNPKLQGDQYIEEHIHEVRKKEMDEAREILGIKQEWLGFVDSGLPEGDPLPPLPEGCFALEDVDKAAGELVRQIRSFRPQVITTYDENGGYPHPDHIMTHKISMVAFEGATDTEKYPESEYGPAFQPQKLYYNQGFNRPRTEALHSALLERGLESPYGDWLKRWSEFERTERTLTTHVPCADFFEIRDKALIAHATQIDPDGGWFKVPMEIQKEVWPTEEYELATSLVDTSLPEDDLFAGIRDNA, encoded by the coding sequence ATGGCCGTGCACGCCCACCCCGACGACGAGTCGAGCAAGGGCGCGGCCACCATGGCGAAGTACGTGTCCGAGGGGGTGGACGTGCTGGTCGTGACCTGCACGGGCGGGGAGCGCGGCTCCATCCTCAACCCGAAGCTCCAGGGCGACCAGTACATCGAGGAGCACATCCACGAGGTACGCAAGAAGGAGATGGACGAGGCCCGCGAGATCCTCGGCATCAAGCAGGAGTGGCTCGGATTCGTGGACTCCGGCCTTCCGGAGGGTGACCCGCTGCCGCCGCTCCCCGAGGGCTGCTTCGCGCTCGAGGACGTGGACAAGGCGGCCGGAGAGCTGGTCAGGCAGATCCGCTCGTTCCGTCCGCAGGTGATCACCACGTACGACGAGAACGGTGGTTATCCGCACCCCGACCACATCATGACCCACAAGATCTCGATGGTGGCGTTCGAGGGGGCGACGGACACCGAGAAGTACCCGGAATCCGAGTACGGCCCGGCGTTCCAGCCGCAGAAGCTCTACTACAACCAGGGCTTCAACCGCCCGAGGACCGAGGCATTGCACAGCGCCCTCCTTGAGCGCGGTCTGGAGTCGCCGTACGGGGACTGGCTGAAGCGGTGGAGCGAGTTCGAGCGCACCGAGCGCACGCTGACCACGCACGTGCCGTGCGCGGACTTCTTCGAGATCCGTGACAAGGCGCTGATCGCGCACGCCACGCAGATCGACCCCGACGGCGGCTGGTTCAAGGTCCCGATGGAGATCCAGAAGGAGGTCTGGCCGACCGAGGAGTACGAGCTCGCCACCTCTCTGGTCGACACTTCCCTCCCCGAGGACGACCTCTTCGCGGGCATCCGCGACAATGCCTGA
- the greA gene encoding transcription elongation factor GreA — translation MTQTSENVTWLTQEAYNQLRAELDYLSGPARTEIAAKIAAAREEGDLRENGGYHAAKEEQGKQELRVRQLTQLLENAKVGEAPAADGMVAPGMVVTIAFDGDEDDTLDFLLASREYASADIETYSPQSPLGSGVNGKKIGEDAQYELPNGKLASVKILKAEPYKG, via the coding sequence GTGACCCAGACCAGCGAGAACGTCACCTGGCTGACCCAGGAGGCGTACAACCAGCTCAGGGCCGAGCTGGACTACCTGTCTGGTCCTGCGCGCACGGAGATCGCCGCCAAGATCGCGGCCGCGCGCGAGGAGGGCGACCTGCGCGAGAACGGCGGGTACCACGCGGCCAAGGAAGAGCAGGGCAAGCAGGAGCTCCGTGTGCGCCAGCTGACCCAGCTCCTGGAGAACGCCAAGGTGGGCGAGGCCCCCGCGGCGGACGGCATGGTCGCCCCCGGCATGGTCGTCACCATCGCCTTCGACGGCGACGAGGACGACACGCTGGACTTCCTGCTCGCCTCGCGCGAGTACGCCAGCGCCGACATCGAGACCTACTCGCCCCAGTCCCCCCTGGGCTCCGGCGTGAACGGCAAGAAGATCGGCGAGGACGCCCAGTACGAGCTGCCCAACGGCAAGCTCGCCTCGGTGAAGATCCTCAAGGCCGAGCCCTACAAGGGCTGA
- a CDS encoding DUF4307 domain-containing protein, with protein sequence MSTASTQLPEGRYGRSEDERADRKLKVIGSVLGVALLALMGWFAYYYVFSNKISGEVITFKAVSDNAVEVHLEVRKDANAHGYCTLRSQADDGSEVGRADFRFDQDSSRIDKVVTLRTTSRGGTAELLGCHAD encoded by the coding sequence ATGAGCACGGCGAGCACACAGCTGCCCGAGGGCCGGTACGGCCGCTCCGAGGACGAGCGCGCGGACCGGAAACTCAAGGTCATCGGCAGTGTGCTGGGCGTGGCCCTGCTCGCCCTGATGGGCTGGTTCGCGTACTACTATGTCTTCTCGAACAAGATCAGCGGTGAGGTGATCACCTTCAAGGCCGTCTCGGACAACGCGGTCGAGGTGCACCTGGAAGTGCGCAAGGACGCGAACGCCCACGGCTACTGCACGCTGCGCTCGCAGGCCGACGACGGCAGCGAGGTGGGGCGCGCGGACTTCCGTTTCGACCAGGACTCCTCCCGTATCGACAAGGTCGTCACGCTCCGTACCACCTCCCGCGGCGGCACGGCGGAGCTGCTCGGCTGCCACGCCGACTGA
- a CDS encoding catalase family protein: MAAQFVRYTPDVEDDDPDFDRNLQTVIEKTESYIAESVEAGGTGRALRDAHAKGYGLVRGEVEILDGLAPEYAQGIYATPGTHDALIRFSNGSPHAGADARLGAAIGLALKIFDIPGPTLLEDEPDSGTFDYANINGPIFFCNTVEHYLFIQELFLNAPAYFSQGRPGAHRFFTEFVTGKGTLDQDNWAWDEFLALLRLSKTPPANVLLSSYWTMGAVRHGEHIAKVRITPDPSYAAAVVRRTIDPASAQEVFRPALQAELQERPYAFDIQVQLCTDLERMPVEDTTVEWPEQLSPSVTVARLRLPQQDISGPENLEKMDSLSFTPWRVTAEHAPLGNIMRARKEVYRRSSIERHKLNQQPRTEPRSADEVLGPVR, encoded by the coding sequence ATGGCAGCACAATTCGTCCGCTACACGCCTGACGTCGAAGACGACGACCCGGACTTCGACCGCAACCTGCAGACGGTGATCGAGAAGACCGAGAGCTACATCGCCGAGTCGGTCGAGGCCGGTGGCACCGGACGCGCCCTGCGCGACGCCCACGCCAAGGGCTACGGGCTGGTCCGGGGGGAAGTGGAGATCCTGGACGGGCTCGCGCCCGAGTACGCCCAGGGAATCTACGCGACTCCGGGAACCCACGATGCGCTCATCCGCTTCTCCAACGGCTCGCCCCACGCCGGAGCCGACGCGCGACTGGGCGCCGCCATCGGACTGGCGCTGAAGATCTTCGACATCCCCGGCCCGACCCTGCTGGAGGACGAACCGGACTCGGGCACCTTCGACTACGCCAACATCAACGGACCGATCTTCTTCTGCAACACGGTCGAGCACTACCTGTTCATCCAGGAACTGTTCCTGAACGCGCCGGCCTACTTCTCCCAGGGCCGACCCGGCGCGCATCGCTTCTTCACCGAGTTCGTGACCGGCAAGGGAACGCTGGACCAGGACAACTGGGCGTGGGACGAGTTCCTGGCCTTGCTGCGGCTGTCGAAGACCCCTCCGGCGAACGTGCTGCTGTCGAGCTACTGGACGATGGGCGCGGTCCGGCACGGGGAGCACATCGCCAAGGTGCGCATCACCCCCGACCCGTCCTACGCCGCCGCGGTGGTCCGGCGCACCATCGACCCGGCCTCCGCGCAGGAGGTCTTCCGGCCGGCCCTGCAAGCCGAGCTGCAGGAGCGGCCCTACGCCTTCGACATCCAGGTACAGCTCTGCACCGACCTGGAGCGCATGCCGGTGGAGGACACCACCGTGGAGTGGCCCGAGCAGCTCTCGCCGTCCGTCACCGTGGCCAGACTGCGGCTGCCGCAGCAGGACATCTCCGGCCCGGAAAACCTGGAGAAGATGGACTCACTGTCCTTCACGCCCTGGCGGGTCACCGCCGAGCACGCCCCCCTGGGCAACATCATGCGGGCCCGCAAGGAGGTTTACCGGCGATCCTCCATCGAGCGCCACAAGCTCAACCAGCAGCCGCGCACCGAGCCCCGCAGCGCCGACGAGGTACTCGGCCCGGTCCGATGA
- the ilvA gene encoding threonine ammonia-lyase has translation MSYSTADSMPRVTLDDVRGAQKMLTGVARTTAMEGSRYLSQLVGAPVHFKCENLQRTGSFKLRGAYVRIAGLLPEERAAGVVAASAGNHAQGVALASSLLGVRSTVFMPTGAPLPKVAATRDYGAEVRLHGQVVDETLAAAQEYAAETGAVFIHPFDHPDIIAGQGTVGLEILEQCPEVRTIVVGIGGGGLAAGIAVAVKALRPDVRIIGVQAAGAAAYPPSLAAGRPVSIDNPATMADGIKVGRPGDVPFRIVEELVDEVRTVSESHLSSALLLCLERAKLVVEPAGASPVAALLSEPGTFEGPVVALLSGGNVDPLLMQRILRHGMAASGRYLAVTLRLTDRPGALATLLGVLSVADANVLDVSHVRTDPRLGLTEVEVELHLETKGPEHCAEVGRALREAGYTVID, from the coding sequence ATGAGCTACAGCACGGCCGACTCCATGCCCAGGGTGACTCTGGACGACGTACGAGGCGCCCAGAAGATGCTCACGGGCGTGGCGCGGACGACCGCGATGGAGGGCAGCAGGTACCTGTCCCAGCTGGTGGGCGCCCCGGTGCACTTCAAGTGCGAGAACCTCCAGCGCACCGGCTCGTTCAAGCTGCGTGGCGCGTATGTGCGCATCGCCGGGCTGCTTCCGGAGGAGCGCGCCGCGGGGGTGGTCGCGGCCAGCGCGGGCAACCACGCGCAGGGCGTCGCCCTCGCCTCCTCGCTGCTCGGCGTGCGCTCCACGGTCTTCATGCCGACCGGCGCCCCGCTGCCGAAGGTCGCGGCCACCCGCGACTACGGCGCCGAGGTGAGGCTGCACGGTCAGGTGGTCGACGAGACGCTGGCCGCCGCGCAGGAGTACGCGGCCGAGACGGGCGCGGTGTTCATCCACCCCTTCGACCACCCCGACATCATCGCGGGTCAGGGCACGGTCGGCCTGGAGATCCTGGAGCAGTGCCCGGAGGTGCGCACGATCGTCGTCGGGATCGGCGGCGGGGGGCTGGCCGCGGGCATCGCGGTCGCGGTGAAGGCGCTGCGCCCCGATGTGCGGATCATCGGCGTGCAGGCGGCGGGCGCGGCGGCGTATCCGCCCTCGCTGGCGGCAGGGCGTCCGGTGTCGATCGACAACCCGGCGACGATGGCCGACGGCATCAAGGTCGGACGGCCCGGCGATGTGCCGTTCCGGATCGTCGAGGAGCTGGTGGACGAGGTCCGCACGGTGTCGGAGAGCCATCTGTCGAGCGCGCTGCTGCTCTGTCTGGAGCGGGCCAAGCTGGTCGTCGAACCGGCGGGCGCGAGCCCCGTCGCGGCGTTGCTGAGCGAGCCCGGGACCTTCGAGGGCCCGGTCGTCGCGCTGTTGTCGGGCGGCAATGTGGACCCGCTGCTGATGCAGCGCATCCTGCGCCACGGCATGGCCGCGAGCGGCCGCTACCTCGCGGTCACGCTGCGGCTGACGGACCGTCCCGGCGCTCTGGCCACACTTCTCGGGGTGTTGTCAGTGGCGGACGCTAACGTCCTCGATGTGAGCCACGTACGGACCGATCCCCGGCTCGGGCTCACGGAGGTGGAGGTCGAGCTGCACCTGGAGACGAAGGGTCCGGAGCACTGCGCCGAGGTCGGCCGCGCCCTGCGCGAGGCCGGCTACACGGTCATCGACTGA
- a CDS encoding ABC transporter permease → MSAVTDAAPATARQGAVVQSVRDSLVIARRNLIRMTRIPEMILFGLIQPIMFVVLFTYVFGGSMQIGNSADLDVYKNFLMAGIFAQTVTFATASSGAGIADDMHKGLIDRFRSLPMARGAVLTGRTVADLVQTALTLFVLAIVALLVGWRPGSVEPTNFGKIVGGFGLLLLLGYAFTWIGALIGLSVRTPEAATSGGLIWLFPVTFISNAFVDSSKMTPWLRHIAEWNPFSATVQACRKLFGDPGLSPSDAWPMQHPVWASLIYSILIIVVFRTLAVRKYRRATS, encoded by the coding sequence GTGAGTGCCGTGACAGACGCCGCCCCCGCGACGGCCCGCCAGGGCGCCGTCGTCCAGTCCGTGCGCGACTCCCTGGTCATCGCCCGCCGGAACTTGATTCGGATGACCCGGATTCCCGAAATGATTCTGTTTGGGCTAATCCAGCCCATCATGTTCGTGGTGCTGTTCACGTACGTGTTCGGCGGTTCCATGCAGATCGGCAACAGCGCCGATCTGGATGTCTACAAGAACTTCCTGATGGCGGGCATCTTCGCGCAGACCGTCACGTTCGCCACCGCCAGCTCCGGTGCGGGCATCGCCGACGACATGCACAAGGGGCTCATCGACCGGTTCCGCTCGCTGCCCATGGCGCGCGGCGCGGTGCTGACCGGGCGTACCGTTGCGGATCTCGTGCAGACGGCCTTGACGCTGTTCGTCCTCGCGATCGTCGCGTTGCTCGTGGGTTGGCGCCCCGGCTCCGTGGAGCCGACCAACTTCGGGAAGATCGTGGGCGGCTTCGGCCTGCTGCTTCTTCTGGGGTACGCCTTCACGTGGATCGGCGCGCTGATCGGCCTGTCGGTGCGCACGCCGGAGGCGGCCACCTCCGGCGGCCTGATCTGGCTGTTCCCGGTGACCTTCATCTCGAACGCGTTCGTGGACTCCAGCAAGATGACCCCGTGGCTGCGTCACATCGCTGAGTGGAACCCGTTCAGCGCGACCGTTCAGGCGTGCCGCAAGCTCTTCGGCGACCCGGGTCTGTCCCCGTCTGATGCCTGGCCGATGCAGCACCCCGTCTGGGCGTCGCTGATCTACTCGATCCTGATCATCGTCGTCTTCCGCACGCTCGCGGTCCGCAAGTACCGCCGGGCGACCAGTTGA
- a CDS encoding Dyp-type peroxidase, producing the protein MNTVASSSAAGMGVEIDDVQSGALRPRPVPYEGKFVFLRVDDRHAGRALLRRLLPVTAGGLPDVDRSQDAWVALAFTYQGLRALGVPQESLDSFPRAFREGMAARAELIGDVGESAPAHWEAPFGTGDVHIALSALSSDAAQLDRELERARVAYEDTPGVQVIWQQEVHQLPTGRTTFGFRDGISHPNIEGVGLPGSNPQEAPIKAGEFILGYPDETGSLPPMPSPDVLGRNGTYAAVRKIHTNVAAWRQYLRANTSSAEEEALLAAKMVGRWPSGAPLTLTPEHDDPELAADPHRNNNFLYRENDDRGFRCPAGAHIRRTNPRDSTIIGDARMHRLIRRGTTYGPPLPEGVLEDDGADRGLVGVFLGAHLERQFEFIKAEWVNDGNFIGYPGEKDPVAGHHGGTGSVTIPEKPVRRRLRNLPSFVVTRGGEYCFVPGLRALRWLAELED; encoded by the coding sequence ATGAACACGGTGGCAAGCAGCAGCGCGGCCGGCATGGGCGTGGAGATCGACGACGTCCAGAGCGGGGCACTGCGTCCTCGGCCCGTGCCGTACGAGGGAAAGTTCGTCTTCCTGCGGGTCGACGACCGCCACGCCGGGCGCGCCCTGCTGCGGCGGCTGCTCCCGGTGACCGCGGGCGGTCTGCCCGACGTGGACCGGAGCCAGGATGCCTGGGTGGCCCTGGCGTTCACCTACCAGGGACTGAGGGCCCTGGGGGTGCCCCAGGAGTCGCTGGACAGCTTTCCGCGGGCGTTTCGTGAGGGCATGGCCGCTCGGGCGGAGTTGATCGGCGACGTGGGCGAGAGCGCCCCGGCCCACTGGGAGGCACCGTTCGGAACGGGCGATGTCCATATCGCGTTGAGCGCTCTCTCCTCCGACGCGGCGCAGCTGGACAGGGAGCTGGAGCGGGCTCGCGTCGCCTACGAGGACACGCCCGGTGTCCAGGTGATCTGGCAGCAGGAGGTCCACCAGCTCCCGACCGGGCGCACCACGTTCGGATTCCGCGACGGCATCAGCCATCCGAACATCGAGGGCGTCGGACTGCCCGGCTCCAACCCGCAGGAAGCGCCCATCAAGGCCGGCGAGTTCATCCTCGGCTACCCCGACGAGACCGGCAGCCTGCCGCCCATGCCCAGCCCCGATGTGCTGGGGCGCAACGGAACCTACGCGGCCGTTCGGAAGATCCACACCAACGTGGCGGCCTGGCGGCAGTACCTGCGCGCGAACACCTCCAGCGCCGAGGAAGAGGCACTCCTGGCGGCGAAGATGGTCGGGCGCTGGCCCAGCGGGGCGCCGCTGACGCTGACGCCGGAGCACGATGACCCGGAGCTGGCGGCCGATCCGCACCGCAACAACAACTTCCTGTACCGGGAGAACGACGATCGCGGCTTCCGGTGCCCCGCCGGTGCGCACATCCGGCGCACCAACCCCCGCGATTCCACCATCATCGGCGACGCACGGATGCACCGCCTCATCCGCCGCGGCACCACCTACGGCCCGCCGCTGCCGGAGGGCGTGCTGGAGGACGACGGCGCCGACCGGGGTCTGGTCGGAGTCTTCCTCGGAGCACACCTTGAACGGCAGTTTGAATTCATCAAGGCCGAGTGGGTCAACGACGGCAACTTCATCGGCTACCCCGGCGAGAAGGACCCGGTGGCCGGGCATCACGGCGGAACCGGCAGTGTCACCATCCCGGAGAAGCCGGTGCGGCGCCGTCTGCGGAATCTGCCGAGCTTCGTGGTCACCCGGGGCGGTGAGTACTGCTTCGTGCCGGGTCTGCGTGCCCTGCGCTGGCTCGCCGAGCTGGAGGACTGA
- a CDS encoding ATP-binding cassette domain-containing protein, translating to MPGAIYAEGLVKTFGDVRALDGVDLDVPEGTVLGLLGPNGAGKTTAVRCLTTLLRPDSGKAVVAGVDVLKHPDAVRRRVGLSGQFAAVDEYLTGRENLQMVGQLYQMRAKAAKARAAELLEQFNLTEAADRPAKTYSGGMRRRLDLAAALVVSPPVMFMDEPTTGLDPRNRQQLWEVIKQLVTGGTTLLLTTQYLEEADHLAHDICVVDHGRVIARGTADQLKAQTGGERVEVVVHEREHIATASEVLRGFGKGETTVEEHTRKLTVPVTGGAKLLAEVIRELDGRGIEIDDIGLRRPTLDDVFLSLTGHVAEMKDEENGVAGDARGRKPKKDPAKKDPVKDPAKNESAQTETAQTEATK from the coding sequence ATGCCAGGCGCCATCTATGCCGAAGGCCTGGTGAAGACCTTCGGTGACGTAAGGGCTCTGGACGGCGTCGACCTCGATGTCCCGGAAGGCACCGTCCTTGGCCTGCTGGGACCGAACGGCGCGGGCAAGACGACCGCCGTCCGCTGTCTGACGACCCTCCTGCGCCCCGACAGCGGCAAGGCCGTCGTCGCGGGCGTCGACGTGCTCAAGCACCCCGACGCGGTACGGCGCAGGGTCGGCCTCTCCGGACAGTTCGCGGCCGTCGACGAGTACCTGACCGGCCGCGAGAACCTCCAGATGGTCGGCCAGCTCTACCAGATGAGGGCGAAGGCCGCGAAGGCCCGCGCGGCCGAGCTCCTCGAGCAGTTCAACCTGACGGAGGCCGCCGACCGCCCCGCGAAGACGTACTCGGGCGGTATGCGCCGCCGGCTCGACCTGGCTGCCGCGCTGGTCGTCTCGCCGCCGGTGATGTTCATGGACGAGCCGACGACCGGCCTCGACCCGCGCAACCGGCAGCAGCTGTGGGAGGTCATCAAGCAGCTGGTCACCGGCGGTACGACCCTGCTGCTGACCACGCAGTACCTGGAAGAGGCCGACCACCTCGCGCACGACATCTGTGTGGTCGACCACGGCCGAGTGATCGCCCGCGGTACCGCCGACCAGCTCAAGGCGCAGACCGGCGGCGAGCGCGTCGAGGTCGTCGTGCACGAGCGTGAGCACATAGCGACTGCCTCGGAGGTGCTCCGCGGCTTCGGCAAGGGCGAGACGACCGTCGAGGAGCACACCCGCAAGCTCACCGTGCCCGTCACCGGCGGCGCGAAGCTCCTCGCGGAGGTCATCCGCGAGCTGGACGGCCGCGGCATCGAGATCGACGACATCGGGCTGCGCAGGCCCACGCTCGACGACGTCTTCCTCTCCCTGACCGGACATGTCGCCGAGATGAAGGACGAGGAGAACGGGGTGGCGGGGGACGCGAGGGGCCGCAAGCCGAAGAAGGACCCGGCGAAGAAGGACCCCGTGAAGGACCCGGCGAAGAACGAATCCGCGCAGACGGAAACCGCGCAGACGGAGGCCACGAAGTGA
- a CDS encoding sigma factor-like helix-turn-helix DNA-binding protein, with amino-acid sequence MRERRAFQNARRAREFEAFVAGAAGRLLHAATLLTAEPPNANPRARRLLTLALAHTYASWDRLRGEDPYDRARQQLAVRFARGAWHQYGALGRSRPSPSGAGAGSVAVLARLTPQERLVLVLRMYEGVAEEQTAALLGLPVERVRAICARAMTTLLHPPRGPAPTMAKVVPS; translated from the coding sequence GTGCGAGAACGGCGCGCGTTCCAAAACGCCCGCCGGGCCCGGGAGTTCGAGGCGTTCGTCGCGGGCGCGGCAGGGCGGCTCCTGCATGCCGCCACACTGCTCACCGCGGAGCCCCCGAACGCCAACCCGCGCGCGCGGCGCCTGCTGACGCTGGCACTGGCCCACACGTACGCCTCCTGGGACCGGCTGCGCGGTGAGGACCCGTACGACCGGGCCCGCCAGCAGCTGGCCGTCCGCTTCGCGCGCGGGGCGTGGCACCAGTACGGGGCGCTGGGACGCTCCCGCCCGTCCCCCTCGGGCGCCGGCGCCGGTTCCGTCGCCGTCCTGGCCCGGTTGACGCCCCAGGAGCGGCTGGTCCTGGTCCTGAGGATGTACGAGGGGGTCGCCGAGGAACAGACGGCGGCCCTGCTCGGGCTCCCCGTGGAACGGGTCCGGGCGATCTGTGCCCGGGCGATGACGACACTGCTGCACCCGCCGCGCGGACCGGCACCGACCATGGCGAAGGTGGTGCCGTCATGA
- a CDS encoding GAP family protein: MGKVLGDVLGLAAGVAISPLPIIAIILILATPRGRLNGPLFTLGWILGLSALGAVMLAIASPAGASSHNQPATWVGAVKLALGVLLVFFGARQWHRRPKDASQAQLPKWMGAIDRLTPVKVFGLGLALAALNAKNAPLTIAAAASIGSAGLPLGQEIASLAIFVLIATLGLLAPLGIFLLGGERARTTLGDWKDWAAQHNVAVMAVLFFVIGLKLLGDGISILTS; this comes from the coding sequence ATGGGCAAAGTTCTCGGTGACGTGCTGGGTCTTGCGGCCGGCGTCGCGATCAGCCCGCTCCCGATCATCGCCATCATCCTCATACTCGCCACGCCTCGGGGCCGTCTCAACGGCCCCCTCTTCACCCTCGGCTGGATCCTGGGGCTCTCGGCACTGGGCGCGGTGATGCTGGCCATCGCTTCCCCCGCGGGCGCCTCCTCCCACAATCAACCGGCCACCTGGGTGGGAGCCGTCAAGCTCGCTCTGGGCGTGCTCCTCGTCTTCTTCGGCGCCCGGCAATGGCACCGGCGACCGAAGGATGCCTCACAAGCCCAGCTGCCGAAGTGGATGGGCGCGATCGACCGCCTCACGCCGGTCAAGGTCTTCGGACTCGGACTGGCCTTGGCCGCGCTCAACGCCAAGAACGCCCCGCTGACCATCGCCGCGGCCGCCTCCATCGGCTCAGCCGGACTGCCGCTCGGGCAGGAGATCGCATCGCTGGCGATCTTCGTCCTGATCGCCACCCTCGGGCTGCTGGCCCCCCTGGGAATCTTCCTCCTCGGAGGAGAGCGAGCCAGAACCACGCTCGGCGACTGGAAAGACTGGGCAGCTCAGCACAATGTCGCCGTGATGGCAGTCCTGTTCTTCGTCATCGGGCTGAAACTGCTCGGAGACGGCATCTCCATCCTCACCTCCTGA